Proteins from a genomic interval of Brachybacterium vulturis:
- a CDS encoding Na+/H+ antiporter subunit E yields MMRLWYSISYVLWMLVEIVKGSLDVARGVYSRRTLSSPAIVEYPLRGTTDVEIVAMASSITITPGTLVVGTAHGTQEEGPSLFVHALFAESREQVVADLTEMEDRLLHATRGPKGADAARRPHRSGTVDVRYVDGRMARHVREDDGRDARRPPRPLRPTEPEEKR; encoded by the coding sequence ATGATGCGCCTGTGGTACTCGATCAGCTACGTGCTGTGGATGCTGGTGGAGATCGTGAAGGGATCCCTCGATGTCGCCCGCGGCGTCTACAGCCGCCGCACCCTCAGCTCGCCCGCGATCGTGGAGTACCCGCTGCGCGGCACGACCGACGTCGAGATCGTCGCCATGGCCTCCTCGATCACGATCACCCCCGGCACCCTCGTGGTCGGCACCGCCCACGGCACCCAGGAGGAGGGGCCCAGCCTGTTCGTGCACGCGCTGTTCGCCGAGTCCCGTGAGCAGGTCGTCGCCGACCTCACCGAGATGGAGGATCGGCTGCTGCACGCCACGCGAGGTCCGAAGGGCGCGGACGCGGCCCGCCGGCCGCACCGCAGCGGTACCGTCGACGTGCGCTACGTCGACGGTCGGATGGCCCGTCACGTCCGGGAGGACGACGGGCGAGATGCGCGCAGGCCGCCCCGGCCGCTGCGCCCCACGGAGCCGGAGGAGAAGCGATGA
- a CDS encoding monovalent cation/H+ antiporter complex subunit F codes for MSIVLWMTVALLAAAILVGLFRIATAPDPASRAVVGDLVFFSAIGVIVLVGLFKQSAAAVDAALIASVLGILATVALARILTRGRR; via the coding sequence ATGAGCATCGTGCTGTGGATGACCGTCGCCCTGCTGGCGGCGGCGATCCTGGTGGGCCTGTTCCGGATCGCCACCGCCCCCGATCCGGCCAGCCGCGCGGTCGTCGGCGACCTCGTCTTCTTCTCCGCCATCGGGGTGATCGTCCTGGTGGGTCTGTTCAAGCAGTCGGCGGCCGCGGTGGACGCGGCGCTGATCGCCTCGGTGCTCGGGATCCTCGCCACCGTGGCGCTCGCCCGGATCCTCACCAGGGGGCGTCGCTGA
- a CDS encoding cation:proton antiporter codes for MAVLDIALTVLISALLLGGGFWMLTAALSMFHGRDSLSRINVLSPATGLGLPMIVVGAFLQHTRTDGFALDLLLKTGITVVALIIVSSVASNVLSRAAYSSGNPVDPRTAPQDLERAPGEGEQTPHSDDR; via the coding sequence ATGGCCGTGCTCGATATCGCGTTGACGGTGCTGATCTCTGCGCTCCTGCTCGGCGGCGGGTTCTGGATGCTCACCGCGGCCCTGTCGATGTTCCATGGCCGGGACTCGCTGTCCCGGATCAACGTGCTCTCCCCGGCGACGGGCCTGGGACTGCCGATGATCGTGGTCGGTGCATTCCTGCAGCACACCCGCACCGACGGGTTCGCGTTGGACCTGCTGCTGAAGACCGGCATCACCGTGGTCGCGCTGATCATCGTCTCGTCGGTGGCCTCGAACGTCCTGTCCCGCGCCGCCTACTCCTCGGGGAACCCGGTGGATCCGCGCACCGCCCCGCAGGACCTCGAGCGGGCTCCGGGCGAGGGGGAGCAGACGCCCCACAGCGACGACCGCTGA
- the cas2e gene encoding type I-E CRISPR-associated endoribonuclease Cas2e, protein MMTLVLTACPAGLRGDLTKWLMEITPGVFVGRPSARVRDELWLRTIELCKDGKAILVYSADTEQGLEFRVHNHDWVPTNHDGVLLMLRPSAPATPARKTGWSTARAMRRARRPR, encoded by the coding sequence ATGATGACCCTGGTCCTGACGGCTTGTCCCGCAGGTCTCCGCGGGGATCTCACCAAATGGTTGATGGAAATCACTCCCGGTGTGTTCGTGGGACGCCCCTCAGCGAGAGTCCGGGATGAGCTGTGGCTCCGCACCATCGAGCTTTGCAAGGACGGAAAAGCAATTCTCGTGTACTCGGCCGATACCGAACAGGGTCTCGAGTTCCGTGTGCACAACCACGACTGGGTTCCCACGAACCACGATGGTGTCCTACTGATGCTGCGGCCTTCCGCCCCGGCGACTCCTGCGCGCAAGACGGGGTGGAGTACCGCGCGAGCCATGCGCCGCGCACGGCGGCCTCGCTGA
- the cas1e gene encoding type I-E CRISPR-associated endonuclease Cas1e, translated as MDSRAGSPPPERVELARVSDRISFLYAEHCTVHRSANALTLTDQRGVVHVPAASLAVLLLGPGTRITHSAMAVIGDCGVSVAWVGEAGVRYYAHGRPLAKSARMAEAQARIVTNQRSRLRCARAMYEMRFPGEDFATLSMHQLRGREGARMKRVYAVESARTGADWSRRSYSPDDFEAGDDINRALTGANAALYGVVHAVICSLGGVPALGVVHSGTDRSFVYDIADLYKAEISIPAAFDAVASDAVNPANEVRRMVRDRIVETKLIRRVVADIHHLMGLEDDLEPDFGDLLLWSELEAFPTGTNWDGHGVPA; from the coding sequence ATGGACAGCAGAGCTGGCTCACCGCCACCCGAGCGGGTGGAGCTTGCACGGGTCTCGGACAGGATCTCGTTCCTGTATGCGGAGCACTGCACCGTGCACCGCAGCGCCAACGCGCTGACCCTCACCGATCAGCGCGGTGTCGTGCACGTTCCAGCCGCGTCGCTGGCCGTGCTCCTGCTCGGCCCGGGGACCCGCATCACGCACTCGGCGATGGCGGTGATCGGCGACTGCGGCGTCTCGGTGGCCTGGGTGGGTGAGGCGGGCGTGCGCTACTACGCACACGGCCGTCCGTTGGCGAAGTCCGCAAGGATGGCAGAGGCGCAGGCACGGATCGTGACGAATCAGCGGTCCCGCCTGCGCTGCGCCCGTGCGATGTATGAGATGCGCTTCCCCGGCGAGGACTTCGCGACGCTCTCGATGCATCAGCTCCGGGGCCGTGAAGGCGCGCGCATGAAGCGCGTCTATGCCGTCGAGTCCGCCCGAACAGGCGCGGACTGGTCGCGTCGCTCGTACTCTCCCGATGATTTCGAGGCAGGCGATGACATCAACCGAGCGCTCACCGGCGCGAACGCGGCGCTCTACGGCGTCGTCCACGCCGTGATCTGCAGCCTCGGCGGCGTACCGGCCCTCGGCGTCGTGCACTCGGGCACCGACCGCTCCTTCGTGTACGACATCGCGGATCTCTACAAGGCTGAGATCTCGATTCCCGCGGCATTCGATGCTGTCGCATCCGATGCGGTCAATCCTGCCAACGAGGTCCGCCGGATGGTCCGCGACCGCATCGTCGAGACAAAATTGATCCGCCGCGTCGTCGCCGACATCCACCACCTGATGGGCTTGGAGGACGATCTCGAGCCGGACTTCGGCGATCTGCTCCTGTGGAGCGAGCTGGAAGCCTTTCCCACAGGGACCAACTGGGACGGCCACGGAGTCCCTGCATGA
- the cas6e gene encoding type I-E CRISPR-associated protein Cas6/Cse3/CasE — translation MTTFTRILLNPQKRGGRKLLTNPQAMHAAVRSCFPSDLDDASSRILWRVDRNDHDHVLYIVGPVGIDPTVVVEQAGWPSRPGESADYRPLLDSLRVGHERAFRLTANPVRSLPADGAKRGRVVPHVTPEQQTRWLVEKAPRHGFEIRTCADENGDERPDLLVDRRSDMSFDHRDPHGESRGRVTLRTARFEGTLRVTDADLFRETLARGLGRGKAYGCGLVTLARIGG, via the coding sequence ATGACAACGTTCACCAGGATCCTGCTGAACCCGCAGAAGCGGGGCGGGCGCAAGCTCCTCACGAATCCCCAGGCGATGCATGCCGCAGTCCGGTCCTGCTTCCCGTCCGACCTGGACGACGCCTCCTCTCGCATCCTGTGGCGCGTGGACCGGAACGATCACGACCATGTGCTCTACATCGTGGGACCGGTAGGAATCGATCCGACGGTCGTCGTCGAGCAGGCGGGATGGCCCTCGCGCCCAGGTGAGTCGGCGGACTACCGGCCCCTGCTGGACAGCCTGCGAGTCGGTCACGAGAGAGCGTTCCGCCTCACCGCGAACCCGGTCCGCAGCCTGCCCGCGGACGGCGCCAAGCGAGGGCGGGTCGTCCCCCACGTGACGCCCGAGCAGCAGACCCGCTGGCTCGTGGAGAAAGCTCCGCGCCATGGATTCGAGATCCGCACCTGTGCCGACGAGAACGGCGATGAACGTCCCGACCTGCTGGTCGACAGGAGGTCCGACATGTCGTTCGACCACCGAGACCCGCACGGCGAGAGTCGAGGCCGCGTCACCCTCCGCACCGCTCGCTTCGAGGGAACACTGAGAGTCACCGACGCCGATCTGTTCCGGGAGACCCTGGCTCGGGGGCTCGGGCGCGGCAAGGCCTACGGTTGCGGCCTGGTCACCCTGGCGCGGATCGGCGGCTGA
- the cas5e gene encoding type I-E CRISPR-associated protein Cas5/CasD — protein MSATLLLLLKGPMQSWGHTSRYRDRTTASYPTKSGVVGLLAAAEGRRRSAPIEDLARLRFAVRVDQPGSLLHDYQTAQRWQTGGSTSLVSRYYLSDAVFLAAVESPDRELLDGITQSLHSPRFPLFLGRRSCPANADLLQEVHDGDAVDVLRSERWFASEFHRRTRPQQLTLPIFRDALPGEIGDPRQDVPLSFDQTHRRYGWRDVVQDAEGATVENPLGKRKADPFFEEVISA, from the coding sequence GTGAGTGCCACTCTGCTCCTGCTGCTCAAGGGGCCGATGCAGTCGTGGGGCCACACGAGTCGATACCGTGACCGCACCACCGCTTCGTACCCCACCAAGTCCGGTGTCGTCGGACTGCTCGCAGCGGCAGAGGGTCGACGAAGGAGCGCTCCGATCGAGGACCTCGCGCGACTGCGCTTCGCCGTCCGCGTGGATCAGCCCGGATCGCTGCTTCACGACTACCAGACCGCCCAGCGGTGGCAGACCGGTGGCAGCACATCGTTGGTCAGCAGGTACTACCTGAGCGATGCCGTTTTCCTGGCCGCCGTCGAATCTCCGGATCGTGAGCTCCTGGACGGAATCACCCAGTCCCTGCACTCGCCCCGGTTCCCTCTGTTCCTGGGCCGCCGTTCCTGCCCCGCGAACGCGGACCTGCTCCAAGAAGTCCATGACGGTGACGCCGTCGACGTGCTCCGGTCGGAGCGGTGGTTCGCGTCTGAGTTCCACCGGCGCACCAGGCCCCAGCAGCTCACTCTTCCTATCTTCCGTGACGCCCTGCCCGGCGAGATCGGCGATCCTCGGCAGGACGTACCTCTCTCGTTCGACCAGACCCACCGCCGCTACGGGTGGCGGGATGTCGTCCAGGATGCCGAGGGAGCAACCGTTGAGAATCCTCTCGGCAAGCGGAAGGCCGACCCGTTCTTCGAGGAGGTCATCTCGGCATGA
- the cas7e gene encoding type I-E CRISPR-associated protein Cas7/Cse4/CasC yields the protein MSLVLDIHALHTLPPSNINRDDTGAPKSAVFGGVPRHRVSSQSWKRAIRRDFEKTLGADHVGFRTKRVADLVADRVQELTKGDDAMWDRERADAAAMNLFTGAGIKLTEAKVREGEEKRGAETGYLLFLSPRQIDNAARKLVETDGAKPSKKEARALLDDAHSIDIAMFGRMVADAPDYNVDASVQVAHAIGIHESEPEFDYYTAVDDIVEDKEETGAGMIGTMQMTSSTLYRFATVDLRSLQENLGDANAAVEATTAFVNSFITSLPSGKQNSYAHNTVPELVYLTIRDTRSLSLVNAFESPVRAADGVSRREAGAQLLASEAKQLESNYGFVPVASFAIGLGALTEPFTEFATVTTLPALADQLRSELTAEDPA from the coding sequence ATGTCCCTGGTCCTCGACATCCACGCCCTGCACACCCTGCCCCCGAGCAACATCAACCGCGACGACACCGGCGCACCGAAGAGTGCCGTCTTCGGCGGAGTGCCTCGACATCGGGTCTCCTCGCAGTCCTGGAAGCGCGCGATCCGCCGCGACTTCGAGAAAACGCTCGGTGCCGACCATGTCGGCTTCCGCACCAAGCGGGTCGCGGATCTCGTCGCCGACCGGGTCCAGGAGCTCACGAAGGGCGACGACGCGATGTGGGACCGCGAGCGCGCTGACGCCGCGGCAATGAACCTCTTCACCGGCGCCGGGATCAAGCTCACCGAGGCGAAGGTCCGTGAGGGTGAGGAGAAGCGGGGTGCGGAGACCGGATATCTGCTCTTCTTGAGCCCCCGCCAGATCGACAACGCGGCTCGGAAGCTCGTCGAGACCGACGGTGCCAAGCCGTCCAAGAAGGAAGCCCGAGCCCTCCTCGACGACGCCCACAGCATCGACATCGCCATGTTCGGCCGCATGGTCGCCGACGCGCCCGACTACAACGTCGACGCCTCGGTGCAGGTAGCCCACGCCATCGGAATCCACGAGTCCGAACCCGAGTTCGACTACTACACAGCGGTCGACGACATCGTCGAGGACAAGGAGGAGACCGGCGCGGGCATGATCGGGACGATGCAGATGACGTCCTCGACCCTCTACCGCTTCGCGACCGTCGACCTCCGCTCCCTGCAGGAGAACCTCGGCGATGCGAACGCCGCGGTGGAGGCGACCACGGCGTTCGTGAACTCCTTCATCACGTCGCTGCCGAGCGGGAAGCAGAACAGCTACGCGCACAACACGGTGCCGGAGCTGGTGTACCTCACGATCCGCGATACCCGATCGCTCTCTCTCGTGAACGCCTTCGAGAGCCCGGTGCGCGCGGCGGATGGCGTGAGCAGGCGGGAAGCCGGTGCCCAGCTGCTGGCTTCCGAGGCGAAGCAGCTCGAGAGCAACTACGGGTTCGTCCCAGTGGCGAGCTTCGCGATCGGTCTCGGCGCCCTCACCGAGCCGTTCACCGAGTTCGCCACGGTCACGACTCTCCCCGCCCTCGCCGATCAGCTCCGGAGCGAGCTCACCGCTGAGGACCCGGCGTGA
- the casB gene encoding type I-E CRISPR-associated protein Cse2/CasB, with the protein MNDHSAPEPQAAPATPVTLQHAVGSSAATLQSQYLGERGVSQQTMARGRLAVLRRSAGFTALQHPLTMQEVLDSLDPGLALDDLGSQDAPSPSESAAFDAMTLFALHMQSAAAPAHVRRRSFGTAMGMLRLRSDSGSLKPRFDALLSARHERSRLTHARSLITLLRSDGIGLDYGLLARDLRTLSGRYRSGVLLRWARDFATTPRRETADAPETVATSTA; encoded by the coding sequence ATGAATGATCACAGCGCACCCGAGCCCCAGGCCGCGCCGGCCACTCCCGTCACGCTGCAGCACGCAGTCGGCTCGTCTGCGGCGACGCTGCAGTCGCAGTATCTCGGAGAGCGCGGGGTCTCCCAGCAGACCATGGCGCGCGGCCGGCTCGCCGTGCTCAGACGCAGTGCTGGATTCACCGCTCTCCAGCACCCGCTCACGATGCAAGAGGTGCTCGACTCCCTCGACCCGGGCCTCGCGCTCGATGATCTGGGCTCGCAGGATGCTCCGTCCCCCAGCGAGAGCGCCGCCTTCGACGCGATGACCCTGTTCGCGCTGCACATGCAGTCCGCGGCAGCACCGGCCCACGTGCGGAGGAGGAGCTTCGGGACTGCCATGGGGATGCTCCGCCTCCGGTCGGACAGCGGCTCGCTGAAACCCCGCTTCGACGCGCTGCTCAGCGCACGGCACGAACGCTCCCGACTCACGCACGCCCGCTCGCTCATCACTCTGCTGCGCAGTGACGGGATCGGCCTCGACTACGGCCTCCTCGCCCGCGATCTGCGCACGCTCTCCGGGCGGTACCGCTCAGGGGTCCTCCTGCGCTGGGCGCGCGACTTCGCGACCACGCCCCGCAGGGAGACGGCCGACGCCCCCGAAACCGTCGCCACAAGCACCGCCTGA
- the casA gene encoding type I-E CRISPR-associated protein Cse1/CasA: MEDRTSFSLVTEPWIRCQQTDGTDVVLSLEEVFDGTRPVAGLRGDSPTQDYAVLRVLLAVFWRAHRGDAVVAPGRTFDFEDWREGAWHEAVDGEADATVLDYLDQHRDRFDLLHPQHPFMQVADLHTSKDSRPAIARIVPEAESDYFTMRAGEALGSLPFDEATRWLVHTHAYDYSGIKSGAVGDPRVTGGKGYPIGTGWSGMTGGTTILGASLRETLVLNTSPGPLLAGEEDRPVWEREPDGPAERSAPAPKGPADLATWQSRRIRLFREGNRITGVLVSNGDRIPDAGANVFGDPMTPYRFSTNKSSKTQDVFYPRPYDPNRMMWRSLEPLIALDGDVTLARGERSGRRPETLDALARARDEGLAESQSVLSLRLTSASYGPQASSMATTVDARLDVPRRILAPGAGSVRQAVLANAKATLSASVALGVFGGRLLMAAGGEYSFQAAHTDAMLADLEQDFREWLAVLDPDFADASMVEWQQVVETRVRDRANLLLRGAGPKALIGREISQNDRVSLLTAGTAYSRLQRDLRKALPLLPAPQKSTDHSPGTYTFQELTTDE, from the coding sequence ATGGAAGACCGCACATCCTTCTCCCTGGTGACGGAGCCATGGATCCGCTGTCAGCAGACCGACGGGACCGACGTCGTGCTCTCCCTCGAGGAGGTCTTCGACGGGACACGACCCGTCGCAGGGCTCCGCGGCGACTCGCCGACCCAGGACTATGCGGTGCTGCGCGTGCTCCTCGCGGTCTTCTGGCGAGCCCACCGCGGAGATGCCGTCGTCGCCCCCGGGCGGACCTTCGATTTCGAGGACTGGCGCGAAGGGGCCTGGCACGAGGCTGTCGACGGCGAAGCGGACGCCACCGTGCTCGACTATCTCGACCAGCACCGCGACCGCTTCGACCTGCTGCACCCCCAGCATCCGTTCATGCAGGTCGCCGATCTGCACACGAGCAAGGACAGTCGACCTGCCATCGCCCGGATCGTCCCGGAGGCCGAGTCCGACTACTTCACGATGCGGGCGGGAGAAGCCCTCGGGTCGCTCCCGTTCGACGAGGCGACCCGCTGGCTCGTCCACACCCACGCCTACGACTACTCGGGCATCAAGTCCGGCGCCGTGGGCGATCCTCGGGTGACCGGCGGGAAGGGGTACCCGATCGGCACGGGGTGGTCCGGAATGACCGGCGGCACCACGATCCTCGGCGCTTCCCTGCGCGAGACCCTCGTGCTCAACACCTCCCCGGGGCCGCTGCTCGCAGGCGAGGAGGACCGGCCGGTGTGGGAGCGGGAGCCCGACGGGCCGGCAGAGCGCTCGGCCCCTGCCCCGAAGGGTCCCGCAGATCTCGCGACCTGGCAGTCCCGGCGCATACGACTCTTCCGGGAAGGAAATCGGATCACGGGGGTGCTGGTGAGCAACGGGGACCGCATCCCCGATGCCGGCGCGAACGTGTTCGGCGACCCGATGACCCCGTACCGCTTCAGCACCAACAAATCCTCGAAGACCCAGGATGTGTTCTATCCGCGCCCGTACGACCCGAACCGCATGATGTGGCGCTCGCTCGAGCCGCTGATCGCGCTCGACGGCGATGTCACCCTCGCCCGGGGAGAGCGGTCGGGCCGTCGTCCGGAGACACTGGATGCTCTGGCCAGGGCCAGGGACGAGGGGCTGGCCGAGAGCCAGAGCGTGCTCAGCCTGCGGCTCACCTCCGCGTCATATGGCCCTCAGGCCTCCTCGATGGCGACCACCGTCGATGCCCGGCTCGACGTCCCCCGCAGGATCCTGGCCCCCGGAGCCGGGTCCGTACGCCAAGCCGTGCTCGCGAACGCAAAGGCGACTCTCTCCGCGTCCGTCGCGCTCGGTGTCTTCGGGGGGCGCCTCCTCATGGCCGCGGGCGGCGAGTACTCGTTCCAGGCCGCGCACACCGATGCGATGCTCGCGGATCTAGAGCAGGATTTCCGCGAGTGGCTCGCCGTCCTCGACCCCGACTTCGCTGACGCCTCGATGGTCGAGTGGCAGCAGGTCGTCGAGACACGCGTGCGTGACCGGGCAAATCTGCTCCTGCGCGGGGCGGGCCCCAAAGCTCTGATCGGGCGTGAGATCAGCCAGAACGACCGCGTCTCCCTCCTCACCGCCGGGACCGCCTACTCCCGGCTCCAGCGGGATCTGCGGAAGGCCCTCCCCCTACTCCCGGCGCCGCAGAAGAGCACCGACCACTCCCCCGGCACCTACACCTTCCAGGAGCTGACCACCGATGAATGA
- a CDS encoding CRISPR-associated helicase/endonuclease Cas3, translating into MLYVGRTRELLHKKGDPLLRVRHTVESFRRHLSPAALSLWAKSGSDLSRADGEDPWLCLPQHMLDSAGAALHVWEGWAPHSVREAVAREAGLSIDEAGILLCWLAAAHDIGKAILVFQCQLEARDGFGHFLDRLRDAGLPVRPSALERSTGRLHHSLASMVLVRAWLVGEGMKRTHASRIAAVLDAHHGSPSLQESRAGAEEILRTYTGPWADVHQELLEFAAEISGIREILPSLRTKLQGSGQMLLTGMVITADWIASTEEAFPLTPRGYAGDRAAECLDRVDLTPPWMPHPAPSTAPDVFDPHLRQRFGWPASSTARPVQVTAAQASADLGGPGLVVIEAPTGEGKTEAALSAAEILAESSGAGGMIVAAPTMSTADGLFRRVLDWTERAAGEDVTSMFLAHSKSRLNAEYRRLRSTGIGVDETNRTEGTVIASQWMSGRKKGILSNFSVATIDQVLFLALQAKHSMLRHLGLAGKVVIIDEVHAYDAYMSEYLATALAWLARYQVPVVLLSATLPVAQKQQLLAAYGSEVSRASIAELSTSYPLVTTIGAAGLRELPVRSRPADLHAEVALLDDDLPALLERLAVDAASGGCVLIICNTVRRAQETYSAVREIFPGQVELHHAAYLASARVAKEAALREALGPQARPGEGRPERRIVVATQVAEQSLDIDVDLLVTDIAPIDLLIQRIGRLHRHPRPVADRPVSMRAPHVLIRGLVSVDPPEFESGSEAVYGRKLLLSTLSVLLDQTLEHGFSRPDDIAALVQTAYGTSPPIPTAWSEAWETAVADHDRERDRSRSRSQSYRICEPGGAGSLDELFRIGRDSIDTADGEERGLAQVRDSDPTVEVIPIEVTEGGYRPLGHTEAEDFAPDIAPPSWLGIELACSTVRLPARFTRIERIFDETLSHLERGTPPGWQASTWLKGQVALPLDEEGGIDLAGRRLIYDEELGLHDVTETLG; encoded by the coding sequence ATGCTCTACGTTGGGCGAACCAGAGAATTGCTCCACAAAAAAGGGGATCCTTTGCTTCGCGTTCGGCACACTGTCGAGTCGTTCCGCAGACATCTCAGCCCTGCCGCCCTCTCCCTGTGGGCGAAGTCCGGGAGTGATCTCAGCCGCGCCGATGGCGAGGACCCGTGGCTCTGCCTCCCGCAGCACATGCTCGACTCCGCCGGCGCCGCCCTGCACGTCTGGGAGGGTTGGGCGCCCCACAGCGTGCGCGAGGCCGTTGCTCGCGAGGCGGGGCTCTCGATCGACGAGGCGGGGATCCTCCTGTGCTGGCTCGCAGCAGCGCACGACATCGGAAAAGCAATTCTCGTTTTCCAATGCCAACTCGAGGCCCGCGACGGCTTCGGGCATTTCCTCGATCGCTTGCGTGATGCTGGGCTTCCGGTCCGCCCCTCCGCTCTCGAGCGCTCCACCGGTCGTTTGCATCATTCTCTCGCCTCGATGGTCCTGGTGCGCGCCTGGCTCGTCGGCGAGGGCATGAAGCGCACCCACGCCAGCCGGATCGCGGCCGTGCTGGACGCGCACCACGGCTCACCCTCCCTGCAGGAGAGCCGCGCCGGAGCGGAGGAGATCCTGCGGACGTACACGGGCCCGTGGGCAGACGTGCACCAGGAGCTCCTCGAGTTCGCCGCGGAGATCTCCGGAATACGTGAGATCCTCCCTTCCCTCCGCACGAAGTTGCAGGGGTCCGGGCAGATGCTCCTGACCGGAATGGTGATCACGGCCGACTGGATCGCCTCCACCGAGGAGGCCTTCCCGCTCACCCCTCGGGGGTATGCGGGCGACCGTGCTGCCGAGTGCCTCGACCGCGTCGACCTCACGCCGCCGTGGATGCCCCACCCCGCCCCCTCCACGGCGCCGGACGTCTTCGACCCGCATCTACGGCAACGCTTCGGCTGGCCTGCCTCGTCAACCGCGCGCCCGGTGCAGGTCACCGCGGCGCAGGCGAGCGCCGATCTCGGTGGACCAGGGCTGGTCGTGATCGAGGCACCCACCGGCGAGGGCAAGACCGAGGCAGCTCTCAGCGCGGCGGAGATCCTCGCCGAATCCAGCGGTGCCGGCGGCATGATCGTCGCCGCACCGACCATGTCCACGGCCGACGGGCTCTTCAGGAGAGTTCTGGACTGGACTGAACGAGCTGCGGGGGAGGACGTCACCTCGATGTTCCTGGCGCACTCGAAGAGTCGGCTCAACGCCGAGTACCGCCGATTGCGCTCCACCGGGATCGGCGTGGACGAGACGAACCGCACGGAAGGGACCGTGATCGCGTCCCAATGGATGTCCGGCAGGAAGAAGGGGATCCTGTCGAACTTCAGCGTCGCGACGATCGACCAGGTCCTGTTCCTCGCGCTGCAGGCCAAGCACTCGATGCTGCGCCACCTCGGCCTCGCGGGAAAGGTCGTGATCATCGACGAGGTGCATGCCTATGACGCGTACATGTCCGAATACCTCGCCACCGCACTCGCGTGGCTCGCGCGCTATCAGGTGCCCGTCGTCCTCCTCTCCGCCACTCTTCCCGTCGCGCAGAAACAGCAGCTCCTCGCTGCGTACGGCTCCGAGGTCTCGCGGGCATCCATCGCCGAGCTCTCGACGTCCTATCCGCTCGTGACCACCATCGGTGCAGCAGGCCTGCGGGAGCTCCCGGTGCGTTCACGGCCCGCTGACCTGCACGCGGAGGTCGCTCTGCTCGATGACGATCTGCCCGCGCTGCTCGAGCGCCTCGCCGTGGACGCCGCCTCCGGCGGCTGCGTCCTGATCATCTGCAATACGGTGCGGCGCGCCCAGGAGACCTACAGCGCGGTGCGCGAGATCTTCCCCGGGCAGGTCGAGCTGCATCACGCCGCCTACCTCGCCTCAGCTCGAGTTGCCAAAGAAGCTGCCCTCCGCGAGGCGCTGGGTCCGCAGGCGCGCCCCGGGGAAGGACGTCCGGAGCGGCGGATCGTGGTGGCGACCCAGGTCGCCGAGCAGAGCCTCGACATCGATGTGGATCTGCTCGTCACCGACATCGCCCCGATCGACCTCCTCATCCAGAGGATCGGCCGGCTGCACCGCCATCCCCGCCCTGTGGCCGACCGACCCGTGTCGATGCGTGCACCACACGTGCTGATCCGCGGGCTGGTCTCCGTCGACCCCCCAGAGTTCGAGTCGGGCAGCGAAGCGGTCTACGGCCGCAAACTCCTGCTCTCGACGCTCTCCGTGCTCCTCGACCAGACGCTCGAACACGGGTTCTCCCGCCCCGACGACATCGCCGCTCTCGTGCAGACCGCCTACGGGACGTCGCCGCCGATCCCAACGGCTTGGTCCGAGGCCTGGGAGACGGCGGTCGCCGACCACGACCGGGAGCGCGACCGTTCCCGGTCACGCTCCCAGTCGTATCGGATCTGCGAGCCGGGCGGAGCGGGAAGCCTGGACGAGCTGTTCCGGATCGGCAGGGACTCGATCGACACCGCGGACGGCGAGGAACGAGGACTTGCACAGGTCCGGGACAGCGACCCGACCGTCGAGGTGATCCCGATCGAGGTGACAGAGGGCGGCTACCGGCCCCTCGGCCACACGGAAGCCGAAGACTTCGCTCCGGACATCGCGCCGCCCTCCTGGCTCGGCATCGAGCTCGCCTGTTCGACGGTGCGTCTGCCCGCGCGCTTCACCCGCATCGAGAGGATCTTCGACGAGACCCTCAGCCATCTGGAGAGAGGGACGCCACCGGGATGGCAGGCCTCGACCTGGCTCAAGGGTCAGGTGGCCCTTCCACTCGACGAGGAGGGCGGGATCGACCTGGCGGGGCGCCGGCTCATCTACGACGAGGAGCTGGGACTGCACGACGTCACGGAGACCCTTGGATGA